A genomic region of Mycobacterium sp. Aquia_213 contains the following coding sequences:
- a CDS encoding GMC family oxidoreductase: MSHRTHTTDFIVVGAGASGSVVARRLLDRGYSVHVLEAGPADTNPDIRISSRWPALLHSGADWAFMTTPQRHANDRRLYWPRGKVLGGSSSINGQIYIRGHGSDYDGWAQLGCTGWDFESVFGLFLRSEDHVDGASPWHGAGGPLSVERITRPNPTSVAFIEGANALGHQVIDDFNGPHQVGVGYSQVTTRNGRRVSAWRSFMAPMRGNPRLAVTTGALVHHVIIRGGRAVGVQYSVRGQILQASAECEVVLSAGTVGSPKLLMLSGIGPAEHLAEMGVKATVDLPGVGENLHDHLLVSNVYEASRPMEPPRHNLLECQLFTSSAYWRGPGPDLQPLFMHLVYPAESYPVPHNGYTIAPGIIRPRSRGTLRLASADPATPPQCDPNVLAEPYDIEALVDAVEICREIGASSAFRDWRYAEVAPGPAARTRDHLRAYVRRAVGSYHHQVGTCRMGVDDDAVVAPDLRVRGVDGLRVADASVMPSITAGNTNAPAIMIGEKASDLIAGVPASQRVTAATVRRDPRGRAAVAGRSPESR; encoded by the coding sequence GTGAGTCACCGAACACACACGACCGATTTCATCGTGGTGGGCGCGGGTGCGTCGGGCAGTGTTGTCGCGCGCCGATTGCTGGACCGCGGTTACTCGGTGCATGTGCTGGAGGCCGGTCCCGCCGACACCAACCCCGATATCCGCATCAGCTCCCGATGGCCCGCGTTGCTGCACAGCGGCGCGGACTGGGCTTTCATGACCACCCCGCAACGGCATGCCAACGATCGACGCCTGTATTGGCCCCGGGGAAAGGTATTGGGCGGCAGCAGCTCGATCAACGGCCAGATCTACATACGTGGACACGGCAGTGACTACGATGGTTGGGCCCAACTCGGCTGTACGGGTTGGGATTTCGAGAGTGTATTCGGGCTGTTTCTGCGCTCGGAGGATCACGTGGACGGCGCGAGCCCGTGGCACGGTGCGGGCGGACCGCTGTCGGTCGAGCGGATCACTCGACCGAACCCGACGTCGGTTGCGTTCATCGAAGGCGCGAATGCCCTGGGGCACCAGGTCATCGACGATTTCAATGGTCCGCACCAAGTCGGTGTCGGCTACAGCCAAGTGACGACCCGCAACGGGCGCCGGGTCAGCGCATGGCGCAGTTTCATGGCCCCGATGCGGGGGAATCCGCGATTGGCGGTCACCACCGGGGCACTGGTGCACCATGTCATCATCCGCGGCGGGCGCGCGGTCGGAGTGCAGTACTCCGTGCGCGGGCAGATTCTGCAGGCATCGGCCGAGTGCGAAGTGGTGCTGAGCGCGGGTACGGTGGGGTCGCCAAAGCTATTGATGCTCAGTGGTATTGGCCCTGCCGAGCATCTCGCCGAAATGGGCGTGAAGGCTACCGTCGATCTTCCCGGGGTGGGCGAGAACCTGCACGACCACCTTCTGGTGAGCAATGTCTACGAGGCATCTCGGCCGATGGAGCCGCCGCGCCATAACCTGCTCGAGTGTCAACTGTTCACGTCCAGCGCCTATTGGCGGGGTCCCGGCCCCGACCTGCAGCCGCTGTTCATGCACCTGGTGTACCCGGCCGAGAGTTACCCCGTGCCGCACAACGGATACACGATCGCGCCCGGCATCATTCGCCCCCGGTCGCGGGGCACGCTCCGGCTGGCATCGGCCGATCCGGCAACCCCGCCCCAATGCGATCCCAATGTTCTGGCCGAACCCTACGACATCGAGGCGCTGGTCGACGCGGTGGAGATCTGCCGTGAGATCGGGGCCAGTTCCGCCTTCCGCGACTGGCGGTATGCCGAGGTCGCGCCCGGACCGGCGGCACGCACCCGCGACCATCTCCGCGCCTATGTGCGCCGTGCCGTCGGCAGCTACCACCATCAAGTCGGGACCTGCCGGATGGGCGTCGACGACGACGCCGTCGTGGCACCAGATCTCAGGGTGCGCGGGGTCGACGGCCTGCGGGTCGCCGACGCGTCGGTCATGCCGTCCATCACTGCCGGCAACACCAACGCGCCCGCCATCATGATCGGGGAGAAGGCATCCGATCTGATTGCGGGAGTGCCCGCGAGTCAGCGAGTTACTGCAGCAACTGTGCGGCGTGATCCGCGAGGTCGAGCAGCGGTTGCGGGAAGATCCCCAGAATCACGGTGA
- a CDS encoding SDR family NAD(P)-dependent oxidoreductase — translation MTQRLAGRTAIVTGASRGLGRAIALALAADGAAVSVAGRTEQVWDDRLPGTIGETVGAIEAAGGRAVAVRADLTDRDDVARLVGETRDALGPITVLINNAAFTAPGRPPVPGGQPRAKSAKPAGAAKPGWPGFVSTPLSAFRRHFDIAVFAAYELMQLVSPDMIEAGGGAIINITSVASRLPGDGPYPERSGGVLPGYGGSKAALEHLTQCAAFDLADHNIAVNALAPSKPIMTPGLSYYATAFTDTATEDEFARAAAQLALVNPATVTGRTIGHHEVLDGSFRPFTAA, via the coding sequence ATGACGCAGCGACTTGCCGGGCGCACCGCGATCGTCACCGGCGCCAGCCGTGGCTTGGGCCGCGCGATCGCGCTGGCGCTTGCCGCCGACGGCGCGGCCGTGTCGGTGGCCGGGCGCACCGAGCAGGTGTGGGATGACCGGCTGCCGGGAACCATAGGCGAGACCGTCGGCGCGATCGAAGCGGCGGGCGGGCGCGCGGTGGCGGTTCGCGCCGATCTGACCGACCGGGACGACGTCGCCCGGCTGGTGGGCGAGACGCGAGATGCGTTGGGCCCCATCACTGTTCTGATCAACAACGCGGCCTTCACCGCCCCCGGCCGCCCGCCGGTGCCCGGTGGACAACCGCGTGCGAAGTCGGCCAAACCGGCCGGCGCCGCCAAACCCGGCTGGCCGGGGTTCGTCAGCACGCCGTTATCCGCATTCCGCCGCCACTTCGACATCGCGGTATTCGCGGCCTACGAGTTGATGCAGCTGGTGTCCCCGGACATGATCGAGGCGGGCGGCGGCGCGATCATCAACATCACCTCGGTGGCGTCGCGGTTGCCCGGCGACGGACCCTATCCCGAGCGAAGCGGCGGTGTCCTGCCTGGTTACGGGGGCTCCAAGGCAGCCCTCGAGCATCTCACCCAGTGTGCCGCGTTTGATCTGGCCGACCACAACATCGCCGTCAACGCGCTGGCACCCTCGAAGCCGATCATGACGCCCGGCCTGTCGTACTATGCGACAGCGTTCACCGACACGGCGACCGAAGATGAATTCGCAAGGGCAGCGGCGCAATTGGCGCTCGTGAACCCGGCTACCGTCACCGGGCGCACCATCGGACACCACGAGGTTCTCGACGGCAGTTTCCGGCCCTTCACCGCGGCCTAG
- the nuoN gene encoding NADH-quinone oxidoreductase subunit NuoN, giving the protein MTLPTPSIEYFLLSPMLIVFGIAVVGVLAEAFLPRNIRYVSQVTLALGGLIAAFVADIEVSRSLPASGRSAVLGAVAIDRPALYLQGTVVLVAVLAVIFIAERSNLAATANKVKVAAGVSGQASGLDAFTPQASAVPGSDAEREAERAGAAQTELFPLLMLSVGGMMVFPAANDLLTMFVALEVLSLPLYLMCGLARHRRLLSQEAAMKYFLLGAFSSAFFLYGVALIYGATGTLLLPGIRDALAAHGDSSMALVGVALLSVGLLFKVGAVPFHSWIPDVYQGAPTPITGFMAAATKVAAFGALLRVVYVALPPLHEEWRPVLWAISILTMAVGTVTAVNQTDVKRMLAYSSVAHVGFILTGVIADNHAGLAATLFYLVAYSFSTVGAFAIVGLIRNSDGVEDAKLSHWAGLGQRSPIVGVMLSMFLLAFAGIPLTSGFISKLTVFKAAAQGGAVPLVIIGVIASGVAAYFYVRVIVLMFFTEPTDDTPQVVAPGILSKIAIAICAAITVILGIFPQPLLDLADHAAQLLQ; this is encoded by the coding sequence ATGACCCTTCCCACCCCCAGCATCGAGTACTTCCTGCTGAGCCCGATGCTCATCGTCTTCGGTATCGCGGTGGTCGGTGTACTGGCTGAAGCGTTCCTGCCCAGGAACATTCGCTACGTCTCCCAAGTAACACTGGCCCTCGGTGGTTTGATCGCGGCGTTCGTCGCCGACATCGAGGTCAGTCGCTCCCTTCCGGCGTCCGGTCGCAGCGCGGTGTTGGGTGCGGTAGCCATCGACCGGCCGGCGCTGTATCTGCAAGGCACCGTGGTGTTGGTGGCGGTGCTGGCCGTCATCTTCATCGCCGAGCGCAGCAACCTCGCCGCAACCGCCAACAAAGTCAAGGTCGCGGCGGGCGTGTCCGGGCAAGCTTCCGGATTGGATGCCTTTACCCCGCAGGCTTCCGCGGTCCCCGGCAGCGACGCCGAACGTGAGGCCGAACGCGCCGGCGCCGCCCAGACCGAACTCTTCCCGCTCCTGATGCTGTCCGTCGGCGGCATGATGGTGTTCCCGGCGGCCAATGACCTCTTGACGATGTTCGTCGCCCTGGAAGTGCTGTCGCTGCCGCTGTACCTGATGTGTGGGCTGGCGCGTCACCGCCGGCTGCTGTCGCAGGAAGCGGCGATGAAGTACTTCCTGCTGGGCGCCTTCTCGTCGGCGTTCTTCCTCTACGGTGTGGCGCTGATCTACGGCGCGACCGGCACGCTTTTGCTGCCCGGCATCCGGGATGCGCTTGCGGCCCATGGTGATAGCTCGATGGCGTTGGTCGGCGTCGCGCTGTTGTCGGTCGGCCTGTTGTTCAAAGTGGGTGCGGTGCCGTTCCACTCGTGGATTCCCGACGTGTACCAGGGCGCACCCACGCCGATCACCGGCTTCATGGCGGCGGCCACCAAGGTCGCGGCATTCGGTGCGCTGCTGCGAGTCGTCTACGTCGCATTGCCGCCGCTGCACGAAGAGTGGCGTCCGGTGCTGTGGGCGATTTCGATCCTGACCATGGCCGTCGGCACCGTCACCGCGGTCAACCAGACCGACGTCAAACGCATGCTGGCCTATTCGTCGGTCGCCCACGTCGGTTTCATCCTCACCGGTGTGATCGCCGACAACCACGCCGGTCTGGCGGCCACCCTGTTCTACCTGGTCGCCTACAGTTTCAGCACGGTCGGCGCGTTCGCCATCGTCGGTCTGATTCGCAACTCCGACGGCGTCGAGGACGCCAAGCTGTCGCACTGGGCCGGACTTGGCCAGCGTTCCCCCATTGTGGGCGTGATGCTTTCGATGTTTCTGCTGGCTTTCGCCGGCATCCCCTTGACCAGTGGATTCATCAGCAAGCTCACGGTGTTCAAGGCCGCCGCCCAGGGCGGTGCCGTGCCGTTGGTCATCATCGGTGTGATCGCCAGCGGGGTCGCCGCGTACTTCTACGTCCGGGTGATCGTGCTGATGTTCTTCACCGAGCCGACCGACGACACCCCTCAGGTCGTGGCACCCGGCATCCTGAGCAAGATCGCGATCGCGATCTGTGCCGCGATCACCGTGATTCTGGGGATCTTCCCGCAACCGCTGCTCGACCTCGCGGATCACGCCGCACAGTTGCTGCAGTAA
- a CDS encoding DUF4129 domain-containing protein, translated as MPDKPTGRVVALIVLLIVVAAALRGYLPARDRATHAEGSGRAALVFIVVLLSAALALLAVAVIARLRDPRAMAPKTGDISAMLGTGRGRPSWRVVLIGLAVIVGWLLIAMLLARLSLPHGTPAAQPAPDTGAAPPTGAPAPQHPPPRNDGEGMLKILLAATVPMMLLLVVATLIMSRRRFRAATLHTPADDDAEYVPPPRSSESLVRAAEQGLAAMADLDRDPREAIIACYAAMERELANVPGAAPQDFDTPTEVLARAVELHALHIDNAVQLVNLFEEARFSPHVMNEGHRDVAVEVLRLVLAELRSPV; from the coding sequence ATGCCCGATAAGCCGACGGGGCGCGTCGTTGCGCTCATCGTGCTGTTGATCGTCGTTGCCGCTGCCCTGCGCGGATACCTTCCGGCACGCGATCGTGCGACGCACGCGGAGGGCAGTGGCCGGGCGGCGCTGGTATTCATCGTCGTCCTGCTAAGTGCGGCGCTCGCGTTGCTCGCGGTCGCGGTGATCGCGCGACTACGGGACCCACGCGCGATGGCGCCGAAGACGGGCGATATCTCCGCGATGCTCGGTACCGGCCGGGGGCGACCGAGCTGGCGCGTCGTGTTGATCGGGCTCGCGGTGATTGTCGGGTGGCTGTTGATTGCGATGCTGCTGGCCCGATTATCGCTGCCGCACGGTACCCCTGCCGCGCAGCCCGCACCGGACACCGGCGCAGCGCCGCCGACCGGCGCGCCGGCGCCGCAGCACCCGCCCCCGCGCAACGACGGCGAGGGCATGCTGAAAATTCTGCTGGCCGCCACGGTTCCGATGATGCTGTTACTCGTCGTCGCAACGCTGATCATGTCGCGGCGGCGATTCCGCGCCGCGACCCTACACACCCCGGCCGACGATGACGCCGAATATGTGCCGCCGCCGCGGAGTTCGGAGTCCCTGGTGCGAGCCGCCGAACAGGGATTGGCCGCGATGGCGGACCTGGACCGAGACCCGCGAGAGGCGATCATCGCGTGCTATGCCGCGATGGAACGTGAGCTCGCGAATGTTCCCGGAGCTGCTCCGCAGGACTTCGACACGCCGACCGAGGTGTTGGCCCGCGCCGTCGAACTCCATGCGCTGCATATCGATAACGCCGTTCAGCTGGTGAATCTGTTCGAGGAAGCGCGGTTCAGTCCCCATGTGATGAATGAGGGGCATCGGGACGTAGCGGTCGAGGTGCTTCGCCTGGTTCTCGCGGAACTTCGGAGTCCCGTATGA
- a CDS encoding AAA family ATPase, with product MPASTTTAHCEAVLDEIERVVVGKRSALTLILTAVLARGHVLIEDLPGLGKTLIARSFAAALGLRFTRVQFTPDLLPADLLGSTIYDMQSGHFAFRAGPIFTNLLLADEINRTPPKTQAALLEAMAEGQVSIDGETHKLPTPFIVLATDNPIEYEGTYPLPEAQLDRFAMRLELRYLSERDETSMLRRRLERGSAEPTVHQVVDAQDLLAMRESVEQVTVHEDVLHYVVSLATATRRHPQVAVGASPRAELDLVQLARARALLLGRDYVIPEDVKALAVAAVAHRITLRPEMWVRKIQGADVVGELLRRLPVPRTNEGAPMSSP from the coding sequence ATGCCAGCCAGTACGACCACCGCACACTGCGAGGCGGTGCTCGACGAAATCGAACGCGTGGTGGTGGGAAAGCGGTCCGCGCTGACCCTCATCCTCACGGCGGTCCTCGCGCGCGGCCACGTCCTCATCGAAGATCTGCCCGGACTCGGCAAGACGCTGATCGCGAGATCCTTTGCCGCCGCGCTGGGTCTGCGATTCACCCGGGTGCAGTTCACGCCGGACCTGCTGCCGGCGGACCTGCTCGGTTCGACGATCTACGACATGCAGTCGGGCCACTTCGCGTTCCGGGCCGGCCCGATCTTCACCAACCTGCTGCTCGCCGACGAGATCAACCGCACCCCGCCCAAGACCCAGGCGGCACTGCTCGAGGCGATGGCCGAAGGCCAGGTCAGCATCGACGGCGAAACCCATAAGCTGCCAACGCCCTTCATCGTTCTGGCGACCGACAACCCGATCGAGTACGAGGGCACCTACCCGTTACCGGAGGCGCAGCTGGATCGATTCGCGATGCGGCTGGAACTGCGCTACCTCTCCGAGCGCGACGAGACCTCGATGCTGCGGCGCCGTCTCGAACGTGGTTCGGCCGAGCCGACGGTCCATCAGGTGGTCGACGCCCAGGATCTGCTGGCGATGCGCGAATCGGTCGAGCAGGTGACGGTGCACGAAGACGTGCTGCACTACGTCGTCTCGCTGGCCACCGCCACCCGGCGCCATCCGCAGGTCGCCGTCGGCGCCAGCCCGCGTGCCGAACTCGACCTGGTTCAGCTCGCCCGCGCGCGTGCGCTGCTACTAGGGCGCGACTACGTGATTCCGGAGGACGTCAAGGCTCTCGCGGTCGCGGCCGTCGCCCACCGGATCACCCTGCGCCCGGAGATGTGGGTGCGCAAGATTCAGGGCGCCGACGTCGTCGGAGAACTGTTGCGGCGCTTACCGGTACCTCGCACCAACGAGGGTGCGCCGATGAGCTCGCCGTGA
- a CDS encoding NADH-quinone oxidoreductase subunit M, whose product MSANFPWLSVLWLVPLAGSILIILLPPGLRQVAKWTGVVVSLLTLAVALVVTLGFKTGGAPYQFLEKHPWIPAFGAGYSLGVDGIAVVLILLTAILIPLLLVAGWNDGGEGTRGVHAYVALTLAIESMVLISVIALDVLLFYVFFEAMLIPMYFLIGGFGKGAGRSRAAVKFLLYNLFGGLIMLAAVIGLYVVTAQHGSGTFDFREIVTGISSGRFAGVDPAVFKALFLGFMFAFAVKAPLWPFHRWLPDAAVEATPATAVLITAVMDKVGTFGMLRYCLQLFPDASTYFRPLIVTLAIIGVIYGAIVAIGQKDMMRLIAYTSISHFGFIIAGIFVMTTQGQSGSTLYMLNHGLSTAAVFLIAGFLVTRRGSRLIADYGGVQKVAPILAGTFLVSAMATLSLPGLAPFISEFLVLLGTFNRYWLAGTFGVTALVLAAIYMLWLYQRVMTGPVAEGNERITDLRLRELIVVAPLMALLFVFGVYPKPVLDIINPAVDHTMITIGHHDPVPSVPVGVPRTAEGPHR is encoded by the coding sequence GTGAGCGCAAACTTTCCGTGGCTCTCGGTGCTGTGGCTGGTGCCGCTGGCCGGTTCCATTCTGATCATCTTGTTGCCTCCCGGCCTGCGGCAGGTCGCCAAGTGGACCGGCGTGGTCGTCAGCCTCCTGACGCTGGCGGTGGCGCTCGTTGTCACGCTCGGATTCAAAACCGGCGGCGCCCCTTACCAATTCCTGGAAAAGCATCCGTGGATTCCAGCGTTCGGCGCCGGCTACAGCCTCGGTGTCGATGGCATCGCGGTGGTGCTGATACTGCTGACCGCGATTCTGATTCCGCTGCTACTGGTGGCGGGCTGGAACGACGGCGGCGAGGGCACCCGAGGCGTGCACGCTTACGTCGCCTTGACCCTGGCCATCGAGTCGATGGTGCTGATCTCGGTGATCGCACTGGATGTGCTGCTGTTCTACGTGTTCTTCGAGGCGATGCTGATCCCGATGTACTTCCTGATCGGCGGCTTCGGCAAGGGAGCCGGGCGGTCGCGGGCCGCGGTGAAGTTCTTGCTGTACAACCTGTTCGGCGGCCTGATCATGCTGGCCGCGGTGATCGGGCTGTATGTGGTGACCGCGCAGCACGGCTCGGGCACGTTCGACTTCCGCGAAATCGTGACCGGCATCTCCTCGGGCCGCTTCGCCGGCGTGGACCCCGCGGTGTTCAAGGCGCTGTTCCTGGGCTTCATGTTCGCGTTCGCCGTCAAGGCCCCGCTGTGGCCGTTCCACCGTTGGTTGCCCGACGCCGCGGTCGAGGCCACTCCGGCGACCGCGGTCTTGATCACAGCGGTGATGGACAAGGTCGGCACGTTCGGGATGCTGCGCTACTGCCTGCAGTTGTTCCCTGATGCGTCAACGTATTTCCGTCCGCTGATCGTGACATTGGCCATCATCGGGGTGATCTACGGCGCGATCGTCGCGATCGGGCAAAAAGACATGATGCGCCTGATCGCCTACACCTCGATCTCGCACTTCGGGTTCATCATCGCCGGAATTTTCGTGATGACCACCCAGGGGCAGAGCGGTTCGACGCTGTACATGCTCAACCACGGCCTGTCGACGGCGGCGGTGTTCCTGATCGCCGGATTCCTGGTAACCCGGCGTGGCAGCAGGTTGATCGCGGACTACGGCGGTGTGCAGAAGGTGGCGCCGATTCTGGCCGGCACCTTCCTGGTCTCGGCGATGGCCACTCTGTCGCTGCCCGGCCTCGCGCCGTTCATCAGCGAATTCCTGGTCCTATTGGGCACTTTCAACCGGTACTGGCTGGCCGGCACGTTTGGGGTGACCGCGCTGGTTCTGGCGGCGATCTACATGCTCTGGCTTTACCAGCGGGTGATGACCGGGCCGGTGGCCGAAGGCAACGAGCGCATCACTGATCTGCGGCTGCGCGAGCTGATCGTCGTCGCACCGCTGATGGCGCTGCTGTTCGTTTTCGGCGTCTATCCCAAGCCGGTGCTCGACATCATCAATCCCGCTGTGGACCACACGATGATCACCATCGGCCACCATGATCCCGTGCCGAGCGTGCCAGTGGGCGTACCCCGGACAGCCGAAGGACCGCACCGATGA
- a CDS encoding DUF58 domain-containing protein, producing the protein MNGREAEFRWRASPLTRAIATCAGVALVAAVIGAHWQLIAFAAPLLGVLCSISWQHPVPKIYVHGEPESQRCFEGEQARVTLSAAQEAGAPITWAVKLTVPAVEGMQLEVLDSASRHAKVVAAVAQRWGRYSIRARVDAVARGGLLTGTATVDAADVIVFPLTPPQSTPIPRTELLDRLGAHLTGHIGPGVEYADIRPYVPGDQLRAVNWPVSARRGQLHVTERLTDRAADVVVLIDGYRQPAGPASDATERVARGAAQVVQTALRYGDRAGIVTLGGNRPRWLGADIGQRQFYRVLDTVLGAGDRFENTTGTLAPRAAVPAGAIVIAFSTLLDTEFALALIDLRKRGHVVIAVDTLDVSPFQDEQDPLVDRLWALQRSAMYRDMATLGVDIVSWRADHTLEQSMGVMPDRRHRVRGRLRR; encoded by the coding sequence GTGAACGGTCGCGAAGCCGAGTTCCGCTGGCGCGCATCGCCATTGACGCGGGCGATTGCGACCTGCGCGGGTGTCGCGCTGGTTGCCGCCGTGATCGGTGCGCATTGGCAGCTCATCGCGTTCGCGGCGCCTCTGCTCGGGGTGCTGTGTTCGATCAGCTGGCAACATCCCGTGCCGAAGATCTATGTGCACGGTGAGCCGGAGTCGCAGCGATGCTTCGAAGGAGAGCAGGCGCGGGTGACGCTGTCGGCAGCGCAGGAAGCCGGGGCGCCCATTACCTGGGCGGTCAAGCTCACGGTTCCCGCCGTCGAGGGCATGCAGCTCGAAGTGCTCGATTCGGCTTCCCGGCACGCGAAAGTGGTTGCGGCAGTGGCACAGCGCTGGGGCCGATACTCGATCCGCGCCCGCGTAGATGCGGTCGCGCGTGGTGGGCTGCTGACGGGAACGGCGACCGTCGATGCCGCCGATGTCATCGTGTTTCCGCTGACGCCGCCGCAGTCGACGCCCATCCCGCGAACCGAGTTGCTCGACCGCCTCGGCGCCCACCTGACCGGGCATATCGGCCCGGGTGTCGAGTATGCCGATATTCGTCCCTACGTTCCGGGTGACCAACTGCGGGCGGTGAATTGGCCGGTCAGCGCGCGTCGTGGCCAGTTGCACGTGACGGAGCGATTGACCGACCGCGCCGCCGACGTGGTGGTGCTGATCGACGGGTATCGGCAGCCGGCGGGCCCGGCCAGTGATGCGACCGAACGAGTGGCGCGCGGCGCAGCTCAGGTGGTGCAGACCGCGCTGCGCTACGGCGATCGCGCGGGGATCGTCACGCTCGGCGGAAATCGGCCGCGGTGGCTCGGCGCCGACATCGGACAGCGCCAGTTCTATCGGGTCCTCGATACCGTGCTCGGTGCGGGCGACCGATTCGAAAACACCACCGGCACACTGGCCCCGCGCGCGGCGGTTCCCGCCGGAGCGATCGTCATCGCGTTCTCGACACTGCTCGACACGGAATTCGCACTGGCGCTGATCGATTTGCGCAAACGCGGTCATGTCGTGATCGCCGTCGACACCCTGGATGTCTCGCCGTTCCAAGACGAACAGGACCCGCTGGTGGATCGGCTTTGGGCGTTACAGCGCTCGGCCATGTATCGCGATATGGCGACCCTCGGCGTCGACATCGTCTCCTGGCGGGCAGATCACACCCTGGAACAGTCGATGGGCGTGATGCCGGATCGCCGCCACCGGGTGCGCGGACGGCTGCGGCGGTAG